In Ruania zhangjianzhongii, the following proteins share a genomic window:
- a CDS encoding GNAT family N-acetyltransferase, producing the protein MPSLLRPAIAAGSLSPAQPVLTDGTLTLRPWITGDIPGLVAAYAEPEIQRWHARSMSVAEAGDWIADAGQTWSAGTAASWAVETDSLLAGRMTLRFHLPDGFAEAAYWTRSTFSGRGVASRALHAATEWAFSIGMHRVELEHSTLNSASCRVALKAGFTAEGTRREGALHTDGWHDMHTHGKISAEATGSQATMPCA; encoded by the coding sequence GTGCCCTCTCTCCTCAGGCCAGCCATCGCGGCAGGTTCTTTGTCTCCCGCCCAGCCTGTTCTGACCGACGGAACGCTCACCCTACGGCCGTGGATCACTGGCGACATCCCCGGACTGGTGGCGGCGTACGCAGAGCCCGAGATCCAGCGGTGGCACGCTCGGTCGATGTCGGTAGCGGAGGCCGGTGACTGGATAGCGGACGCAGGCCAGACGTGGTCGGCGGGAACGGCAGCAAGTTGGGCTGTCGAGACCGACAGCCTGCTGGCCGGTCGCATGACCCTCAGATTTCACCTGCCCGACGGGTTCGCTGAAGCGGCGTACTGGACCCGGAGTACGTTCAGCGGACGTGGGGTCGCCTCTCGTGCGCTGCACGCGGCCACGGAGTGGGCCTTCTCGATCGGCATGCATCGAGTGGAGCTTGAACACTCCACGTTGAACTCCGCTTCGTGCCGAGTTGCCCTCAAGGCGGGGTTCACCGCAGAGGGGACTCGCCGTGAGGGGGCGCTGCACACCGACGGGTGGCACGACATGCACACCCACGGCAAGATTTCGGCAGAGGCGACGGGCAGTCAGGCGACGATGCCGTGCGCGTGA
- a CDS encoding TetR/AcrR family transcriptional regulator: MAQEAKPRRRGPYAKSAYRRRSIVAAAFAVFAANGYRGGSLQDVADRVGLSQTALLHYFPSKRDLLVAVLARRDEVSDSSQLGEGMAFQDQIVEQAHLNESVPGLIELYAVLCGESVTDDYPGRSYFVQRFDRLRTEYTDELRELQILGKLRDGVDPERAAASLIALWDGLQTQWLLNPAIDVAAGLREYLELIIPADQAGTAA, encoded by the coding sequence ATGGCACAGGAGGCTAAGCCGCGTCGCCGCGGTCCCTACGCGAAGTCTGCGTATCGTCGCCGGAGCATTGTCGCGGCGGCGTTCGCGGTGTTCGCGGCGAACGGCTATCGCGGTGGATCGTTGCAGGATGTCGCCGACCGTGTCGGACTGAGCCAGACGGCGCTGCTGCACTACTTCCCCTCCAAGCGCGACCTGCTCGTCGCGGTCCTGGCCAGGCGGGACGAAGTCTCCGACTCCAGCCAGTTGGGTGAAGGGATGGCCTTCCAGGACCAGATCGTGGAGCAGGCACACCTCAATGAGAGCGTGCCGGGACTGATTGAGCTCTATGCGGTGCTGTGCGGTGAGTCGGTCACCGACGACTACCCTGGCCGGTCCTACTTCGTGCAGCGCTTCGATCGACTGCGCACTGAATACACGGATGAGCTCCGCGAGCTGCAGATTCTGGGGAAGTTGCGGGACGGGGTAGACCCGGAGCGCGCGGCGGCATCGTTGATCGCGCTCTGGGACGGGCTGCAGACCCAATGGCTGCTGAATCCTGCTATTGACGTCGCCGCTGGACTGCGTGAGTACCTCGAACTGATCATCCCTGCGGACCAGGCCGGCACCGCCGCATAG
- a CDS encoding glycerophosphodiester phosphodiesterase, with the protein MDIYAHRGASIELPENTLGAFAKAIEYGVDGVELDCYRARDGRIVVIHDETLERTTNATGPVRERTAAELRQVDAGQSEYVPTLDEVLALVAGKVRVNIEIKDPEAVDGVIAAVAAVEGLDWFASSGDWSALEQLYERAGAPVYPLTIGAEANVTERIERHRGQASAEQLERLSRDWTDAVAFARRLSAPGISIFQQNLTADIVAGVHDAGLQVWVWTVNEPARALELMAMGVDAICTDAPADLLTARDSVDR; encoded by the coding sequence ATGGATATCTACGCTCATCGTGGCGCATCGATCGAGTTGCCGGAGAACACGCTTGGAGCCTTTGCGAAAGCGATCGAGTACGGCGTCGACGGTGTCGAGCTGGATTGCTATCGGGCCCGGGACGGGCGGATCGTGGTGATCCATGACGAGACCCTGGAGCGCACCACCAATGCCACTGGCCCGGTGCGGGAGCGGACCGCGGCCGAACTGCGCCAGGTCGATGCCGGCCAGAGCGAGTATGTCCCCACTCTCGACGAGGTGCTTGCTCTGGTGGCCGGGAAGGTGCGGGTCAACATCGAGATCAAGGATCCCGAAGCCGTCGATGGAGTGATCGCGGCAGTGGCGGCTGTGGAGGGTCTGGACTGGTTCGCCTCCTCAGGAGACTGGTCTGCCCTCGAGCAGCTGTATGAGCGCGCGGGAGCGCCCGTGTACCCCTTGACCATCGGGGCGGAGGCAAACGTCACCGAGCGGATCGAGCGGCACCGCGGGCAGGCCAGCGCCGAGCAGCTGGAGAGGCTGAGCAGGGACTGGACAGACGCCGTGGCCTTCGCTCGGCGGCTGAGCGCCCCCGGCATCTCCATCTTTCAGCAGAACCTCACCGCCGATATCGTTGCCGGAGTTCACGACGCCGGACTGCAGGTGTGGGTCTGGACGGTGAACGAGCCCGCACGTGCCCTGGAGCTGATGGCGATGGGGGTGGACGCGATCTGCACGGACGCCCCTGCCGATCTCCTGACCGCCCGAGACAGTGTCGACCGATAG
- a CDS encoding carbohydrate ABC transporter permease gives MSALNELAQMRRTRGKKRQSLTGRERREERTAFGFLTPWLLGLALITVGPMVASLYLSFTDYNFLQDPQWVGGENYVRLLNDPRFHQALLVTFKYVVISVPVQLAAALLVAIVLDRGLRGLALYRSAFYLPSLLGGSVAIAILWRQIFGAEGLVNWVLGLVGIEGMSWIANPETALGTLIVLNVWTFGAPMIIFLAGLRQIPTMYYEAAAVDGAGRARRFVKITLPLLSPIIFFNLILQLIGAFQAFTQAFIISGGNGSPADSTLFYTLYLYMRGFGNFEMGYASAMAWVLVAIIGLFTLINFVVSKYWVFYDD, from the coding sequence ATGTCCGCGCTGAATGAACTGGCGCAGATGCGCCGCACGCGGGGCAAGAAGCGTCAGAGTCTGACGGGACGCGAGCGGCGGGAGGAACGCACCGCCTTCGGTTTCCTTACTCCGTGGCTGCTCGGCCTCGCACTCATCACTGTCGGCCCGATGGTGGCATCCCTGTATCTGTCGTTCACCGACTACAACTTCCTCCAGGACCCACAATGGGTCGGCGGAGAGAACTACGTCCGGTTGCTCAACGATCCAAGGTTCCACCAGGCACTACTGGTGACCTTCAAGTACGTCGTGATCTCCGTGCCTGTCCAACTTGCCGCGGCCCTACTGGTGGCGATCGTGCTGGACCGTGGCCTGCGGGGTCTGGCGCTCTACCGCTCCGCGTTCTACCTTCCGTCGCTGCTCGGCGGCTCGGTCGCGATCGCGATCCTGTGGCGCCAGATCTTCGGCGCCGAGGGGCTGGTGAACTGGGTGCTCGGGCTCGTCGGCATCGAAGGGATGAGCTGGATCGCGAATCCGGAGACCGCCCTCGGCACGCTCATCGTGCTGAATGTGTGGACCTTCGGTGCACCGATGATCATCTTCCTTGCCGGATTGCGGCAGATCCCCACGATGTACTACGAGGCAGCGGCAGTGGACGGCGCAGGCCGGGCACGGCGCTTCGTCAAGATCACGCTGCCGCTGCTCTCGCCCATCATCTTCTTCAACCTGATCCTTCAGTTGATCGGCGCGTTCCAGGCATTCACGCAGGCCTTCATCATCTCGGGCGGTAATGGCTCACCGGCCGATTCCACCCTCTTCTACACGCTCTATCTCTACATGCGCGGGTTCGGCAATTTCGAGATGGGCTACGCCTCGGCCATGGCCTGGGTGCTCGTCGCCATCATCGGCCTGTTTACGCTCATCAATTTCGTGGTCTCCAAGTACTGGGTTTTCTATGACGACTGA
- a CDS encoding carbohydrate ABC transporter permease, producing the protein MTTDRSGIIRRLGRHAVLIVVAVLMLYPVLWMLLSSLRPDEAIFNSGGISFSDLSFDNYVEGWNALRHPFTHYLINSVIITAGAIIGNLVSCSMAAYAFARLNFRANKAFFAIMLMTIMLPVHVLLVPQYVLFSELGWINTPLPLIVPKLLATDAFFVFLMVQFIRGIPRELDEAATIDGAGPVRIFVRIILPLTVPALATTAIFTFIWTWNDFLGPLIFLTDSDAYTVQLALRTFIDSSGGGGGSSWGSLFAMSTVSLLPVFVIFLVGQRYLVRGIATTGGK; encoded by the coding sequence ATGACGACTGATCGATCTGGAATCATCCGCCGCCTCGGGCGCCACGCAGTCCTTATCGTGGTGGCGGTGCTCATGCTCTATCCCGTGCTGTGGATGCTGCTTTCCTCACTACGGCCAGATGAAGCGATCTTCAACAGCGGCGGGATCTCCTTCTCCGACCTCTCCTTCGACAATTACGTCGAAGGATGGAACGCGCTGCGTCATCCGTTCACGCACTACCTGATCAACTCCGTGATCATCACCGCCGGCGCCATCATCGGCAACTTGGTCTCCTGCAGCATGGCGGCCTACGCCTTCGCACGGCTCAATTTCCGCGCGAACAAGGCCTTCTTCGCGATCATGTTGATGACGATCATGCTGCCGGTGCACGTGCTGCTCGTGCCGCAGTACGTCCTCTTCTCCGAACTCGGCTGGATCAATACCCCGCTCCCGCTCATCGTGCCGAAGCTGCTGGCGACCGACGCCTTCTTCGTGTTCCTCATGGTGCAGTTCATCCGTGGCATCCCCCGGGAGCTGGACGAGGCAGCCACGATCGACGGCGCAGGTCCCGTGCGCATCTTCGTGCGGATCATCCTGCCGCTGACCGTGCCGGCCCTCGCCACCACAGCCATCTTCACCTTCATCTGGACGTGGAACGACTTCCTCGGTCCGCTGATCTTCCTCACCGACTCCGACGCCTACACCGTGCAGTTGGCGCTGCGCACGTTCATCGATTCCAGTGGTGGCGGTGGCGGTTCGTCGTGGGGGTCGCTCTTCGCGATGTCCACAGTGTCCCTGCTGCCGGTCTTCGTGATCTTCCTGGTTGGCCAGCGGTACCTGGTTCGAGGTATCGCGACCACCGGCGGTAAATAA
- a CDS encoding ABC transporter substrate-binding protein: MRRPTKPRAVAAVAGTAVFSLALAACSSEEADDGTVVIEYGWWGSAESNDATFAAIEAFEAENPEITVEGEASPWDGYWDKLATMTAGGDAPDVIHMQERYIREYGERGALADIRTLDGVDLDALDEEMVSLGDVDGALYALPAGVNTFTVAVNEDLFAEAGVEVPDDRTWTWEDYYEASAATASEDVTGVNYRAGIENLRPWLHQHGETMYNEEGTGVGFSREVLVSYLENILTQRENGGPTADQVSEEMGLPIDATLFGTGRQSMTWFYTSELSPFADAVGDHVRLMRVPSQTGEPTDSGMYLRGSSFYSVSAYADEEEQEAAAQFIDFMINDADALAEIGMLRGVPPNTQLVEDISGDLGESDQQVLDFVTELRPDLTVDPVAPSAPGTGNVQGIFDREVLEMLYDRTTPDEAADRIIEAIDSELA, encoded by the coding sequence ATGAGAAGGCCGACAAAGCCGCGGGCGGTCGCCGCAGTCGCCGGGACCGCCGTGTTCAGCTTGGCTCTCGCCGCATGCTCGTCTGAGGAGGCCGACGACGGCACGGTCGTCATCGAGTACGGCTGGTGGGGGAGCGCGGAGAGCAACGACGCCACCTTCGCCGCTATCGAGGCCTTCGAAGCCGAGAATCCGGAGATCACCGTCGAAGGGGAGGCCTCGCCCTGGGACGGCTACTGGGACAAGCTGGCGACGATGACCGCCGGTGGGGACGCTCCCGATGTGATCCATATGCAAGAGCGGTACATTCGCGAGTACGGCGAGCGCGGCGCTCTTGCCGACATCCGCACCCTGGACGGGGTCGACCTGGACGCGCTGGACGAGGAGATGGTCTCCCTCGGTGACGTCGATGGCGCGCTGTACGCGCTCCCGGCAGGAGTCAACACCTTCACCGTTGCCGTGAACGAAGACCTCTTCGCCGAGGCCGGGGTCGAGGTGCCCGACGACCGCACTTGGACCTGGGAGGACTACTACGAGGCGTCGGCGGCGACCGCCTCCGAGGACGTGACCGGAGTCAACTACCGGGCCGGGATCGAGAACCTTCGCCCATGGCTGCACCAGCACGGCGAGACGATGTACAACGAGGAAGGCACCGGCGTCGGATTCTCCCGCGAGGTCTTGGTCTCCTACCTCGAGAACATCTTGACCCAGCGAGAGAACGGCGGGCCCACAGCCGATCAGGTCTCCGAAGAGATGGGACTGCCGATCGACGCCACGCTGTTCGGCACCGGCCGCCAGTCGATGACCTGGTTCTACACCTCCGAGCTCTCGCCGTTCGCCGACGCCGTAGGCGATCACGTGCGGCTCATGCGCGTCCCATCCCAGACCGGGGAGCCGACCGACTCGGGCATGTATCTCCGGGGCTCATCGTTCTACTCGGTCTCGGCGTACGCCGACGAGGAGGAACAAGAGGCAGCAGCACAGTTCATCGACTTCATGATCAACGACGCGGACGCGCTGGCAGAGATCGGCATGCTCCGGGGCGTACCGCCGAACACCCAGCTGGTCGAGGACATCAGTGGCGACCTGGGCGAGTCCGACCAGCAGGTACTCGACTTCGTGACCGAGCTCAGGCCCGACCTCACTGTCGACCCGGTGGCTCCGTCCGCACCGGGCACTGGCAACGTGCAGGGCATCTTCGACCGCGAGGTGCTCGAGATGCTGTACGACCGCACCACTCCGGACGAGGCAGCAGACCGAATCATCGAGGCGATCGACAGTGAGCTCGCCTGA
- a CDS encoding ABC transporter substrate-binding protein, producing MRKPARPRVVAAVAGTAVISLALAACSSEEDDGTVVIEYGWWGSAESDEATFAAIEAFEAANPGITVEGEATPWDGYWDKLATMSAGGDAPDVIHMSERYIREYGERDALADIRGLDGIDLDSLDEAVVSLGESDGALYAVPAGVNTFTVAVNADLFAEAGVEVPDDRTWTWEDYYEASAATSSGEVTGVNYRAGVENLRPWLHQHGETMYNEEGTGVGFSREVLVSYLENILTQRQNGGPTADQVSEEMGLPLEATLFGTGSQSMTWFYSSELGPFAAAAGEDVRLMRVPSQTGEPTDSGMYLRGSSFYSVSAYADEEEQEAAAQFIDFMINDADALAEIGMLRGVPPNTELVEEISGDLDEVDQQVLEFVTELRPDLAVDSPPPSPPGSGNVQGIFDREVLEMLYDRTTPDEAADRIIEAIDNELA from the coding sequence ATGAGGAAGCCTGCAAGGCCACGGGTGGTGGCCGCAGTCGCTGGGACAGCGGTGATCAGTCTGGCCCTCGCCGCCTGTTCGTCCGAGGAGGATGACGGCACTGTCGTCATCGAGTACGGCTGGTGGGGGAGCGCCGAGTCCGACGAGGCCACCTTTGCGGCCATCGAGGCGTTCGAAGCCGCGAATCCGGGGATCACTGTGGAAGGGGAGGCCACGCCCTGGGACGGCTACTGGGACAAGCTGGCGACGATGAGCGCCGGTGGGGACGCCCCCGATGTCATCCACATGTCCGAGCGATACATTCGCGAGTACGGCGAGCGCGATGCTCTCGCCGACATCCGTGGTCTCGACGGGATCGACCTGGACAGCCTGGACGAGGCCGTGGTCTCGCTCGGTGAATCCGACGGCGCGTTGTACGCGGTTCCGGCGGGAGTCAACACCTTCACTGTTGCCGTGAACGCGGACCTCTTCGCCGAGGCCGGGGTCGAGGTGCCCGACGACCGCACTTGGACCTGGGAGGACTACTACGAGGCGTCGGCGGCGACGTCATCGGGGGAGGTGACCGGAGTCAACTACCGGGCGGGAGTCGAGAACCTTCGCCCGTGGCTGCACCAGCACGGCGAGACGATGTACAACGAGGAAGGTACCGGCGTCGGGTTCTCCCGCGAGGTACTGGTCTCCTACCTCGAGAACATCTTGACCCAGCGGCAGAATGGTGGGCCCACGGCCGATCAGGTCTCCGAAGAGATGGGACTGCCTCTCGAGGCCACGCTGTTCGGCACTGGTAGCCAGTCGATGACTTGGTTCTACTCCTCCGAGCTGGGGCCGTTTGCCGCAGCTGCGGGTGAGGACGTGCGGCTCATGCGCGTCCCATCTCAGACCGGGGAGCCGACCGACTCGGGCATGTATCTGCGCGGCTCATCGTTCTACTCGGTCTCGGCGTACGCCGACGAGGAGGAGCAGGAAGCGGCGGCACAGTTCATCGACTTCATGATCAACGACGCGGACGCGCTGGCAGAGATCGGCATGCTCCGGGGCGTGCCGCCGAACACCGAGCTGGTCGAGGAGATCAGCGGCGACTTGGACGAAGTCGACCAGCAGGTGCTCGAGTTCGTGACCGAGCTCAGGCCCGATCTCGCCGTGGACTCGCCGCCTCCCTCCCCACCGGGCTCCGGCAACGTGCAGGGCATCTTCGACCGCGAGGTGCTCGAGATGCTGTACGACCGCACCACTCCGGACGAGGCAGCAGACCGAATCATCGAGGCGATCGATAATGAGCTCGCCTGA
- a CDS encoding Gfo/Idh/MocA family protein, whose product MSSPDQRRTPVRLAVIGAGNRGQAYLDWVRSNQDRAVLVAVADPRSSARNEIRRGFAEVHEYEDWRPLIAAADALELDAVIVATQDRDHVQPCLAVAESGLALLAEKPLGVTAEECETIVTAVQRADIPFAVGHVMRYTPYTDLVRRVIGSGQIGEVINVQHLEPVGWWHAAHSYVRGNWRNTAQSSPMLLAKSSHDIDWLMYVTGKTIDSVASFGNRSHFRESAAPDGSAERCLDCAVEPDCPYSAKKIYLEPTQRSGRVQWPATVVTDGESEAELIEALASGPYGRCVYRCDNDVVDHQVVALRFDDGTAGTFTMTAFSEHANRRTQFFGTRGSIDGDGDSIEVFDFATGERERIEVTSQGSFDAGGGHAGGDDGLISAFVQALATGDRSHIRSGPTETLRSHLSVFAAEESRLDGQTKQVVLPAR is encoded by the coding sequence ATGAGCTCGCCTGATCAGCGGCGCACCCCGGTGCGCCTGGCCGTGATCGGAGCAGGAAACCGCGGCCAGGCGTACCTGGACTGGGTTCGCTCGAACCAGGATCGAGCTGTTCTGGTCGCGGTCGCCGATCCGCGGTCCTCGGCGAGGAACGAGATCCGGCGCGGTTTCGCCGAGGTGCACGAGTACGAGGACTGGCGCCCGCTGATCGCGGCAGCCGATGCACTCGAACTCGACGCAGTGATCGTCGCGACCCAAGATCGGGACCACGTCCAGCCGTGCCTCGCAGTCGCCGAATCCGGGCTCGCATTGCTGGCGGAGAAACCGCTCGGAGTCACGGCCGAGGAGTGCGAGACGATCGTCACCGCCGTGCAGCGAGCGGACATCCCGTTCGCCGTCGGGCACGTGATGCGGTACACCCCGTACACCGACCTGGTGCGTCGCGTCATCGGATCGGGGCAGATCGGCGAGGTGATCAATGTCCAACACCTGGAGCCGGTCGGGTGGTGGCACGCCGCGCATTCCTACGTCCGGGGGAACTGGCGCAACACGGCGCAATCGTCGCCGATGCTGCTCGCGAAGAGCTCGCACGACATCGACTGGCTCATGTACGTCACCGGGAAGACGATCGACTCGGTCGCCAGCTTCGGCAACCGTTCCCACTTCCGCGAGTCGGCGGCTCCCGACGGGTCGGCGGAGCGTTGTCTGGACTGTGCGGTCGAACCGGACTGTCCCTACTCTGCGAAGAAGATCTATCTCGAACCGACACAGCGTTCAGGGCGTGTCCAGTGGCCGGCCACTGTCGTCACCGACGGCGAATCGGAGGCCGAGCTGATCGAGGCGCTTGCCTCCGGCCCGTATGGCCGCTGCGTCTACCGCTGCGACAACGACGTGGTCGACCACCAGGTCGTCGCGCTCCGCTTCGACGACGGGACGGCCGGTACCTTCACCATGACGGCGTTCTCGGAGCACGCGAACCGGCGGACGCAGTTCTTCGGCACCCGGGGGAGCATCGATGGTGACGGCGACAGCATCGAGGTCTTCGACTTCGCCACCGGAGAACGCGAACGGATCGAGGTGACCAGCCAGGGATCGTTCGACGCTGGTGGGGGTCACGCCGGCGGCGACGACGGCCTGATCTCCGCCTTCGTCCAGGCGCTCGCCACCGGGGATCGCTCGCACATCCGCTCCGGACCGACCGAGACGTTACGCAGCCACCTCAGTGTGTTTGCTGCCGAGGAGTCCCGGCTCGATGGACAGACGAAGCAGGTAGTTCTCCCAGCCCGGTAG